The Cyanobacterium sp. T60_A2020_053 genome has a window encoding:
- a CDS encoding phycobilisome linker polypeptide produces MRNAQAVKTFAKNPFVEERRFLFEVSGIVQNGDNNQQYPIRSSGNTFIAVPYARMNQEMNRINRLGGKIMNISPIGIVAPVTPQAVATAEA; encoded by the coding sequence ATGAGAAATGCTCAAGCTGTAAAAACGTTTGCTAAAAATCCTTTTGTTGAAGAACGCCGTTTCTTGTTTGAAGTGTCGGGAATTGTCCAAAATGGTGACAATAATCAACAATATCCGATTCGTTCTAGTGGGAACACCTTTATTGCTGTACCTTACGCTCGTATGAATCAAGAAATGAATCGTATTAACCGTTTAGGCGGAAAAATCATGAACATTTCCCCCATCGGTATTGTAGCGCCCGTCACCCCTCAAGCAGTAGCAACGGCAGAAGCATAA
- a CDS encoding glycosyltransferase, with protein sequence MKHPQRISFLVRHLKSSGISLVIINLINSLIKYDFLIDLVILDIGESPYLSEISKDVRIIDLTMPISGSNLRNPFQLIISISNYLREQKPDILFANIWLYNVLVIFAKILGNRSTKIIIIEHDHLLINLKNSSPSNIKKQPILNKALPFLVTYFYPFADNVIAVSRSLATELEQVFHFKKGQIKTIYNPIFNEKIREKSEELMDHPWFKEGEPPVILGVGRLAKEKDFATLIRSIALVRKSKDVRLMILGEGIERKNLENLVKELGLENQVLMPGFVINPYAYMSKASVFVLSSTREGLSNVLIEAMTCNIPIVSTNAKGGVLEVLANGKYGEIVPVGHYQAMANTIIRVLELEGNNKTFDLSWLQQFSIENITKEYIEIINLNSKSPSKITD encoded by the coding sequence ATGAAACATCCCCAACGTATTAGTTTTTTAGTGCGTCATTTAAAATCTAGTGGCATTAGTCTGGTGATAATTAATTTAATTAATTCACTAATTAAATATGATTTTTTGATTGATTTAGTCATTTTAGATATAGGAGAAAGTCCGTATTTATCAGAAATCTCGAAGGATGTCAGAATTATTGACCTGACAATGCCTATATCTGGTAGTAATTTGCGAAATCCTTTTCAATTAATTATATCTATTTCTAATTATCTAAGGGAACAAAAGCCTGATATTTTATTTGCTAATATTTGGTTATATAATGTCTTAGTTATTTTTGCAAAAATTTTAGGAAATAGAAGTACAAAGATTATAATCATCGAACATGATCATTTACTCATAAACTTGAAAAACTCATCACCAAGCAATATTAAAAAACAACCGATACTTAATAAAGCATTACCCTTTTTAGTGACTTACTTTTATCCTTTTGCTGATAATGTAATAGCTGTTTCTCGATCTCTAGCAACAGAGCTAGAACAAGTATTTCATTTCAAAAAAGGTCAAATTAAAACAATTTATAATCCTATTTTTAATGAAAAAATAAGAGAAAAATCAGAAGAATTAATGGATCATCCTTGGTTTAAAGAAGGTGAACCACCGGTTATTTTAGGGGTTGGAAGATTAGCGAAAGAAAAAGACTTTGCGACTTTAATTCGCTCCATTGCATTAGTAAGAAAATCTAAAGATGTTAGATTGATGATTCTGGGAGAAGGTATAGAAAGAAAAAATTTAGAGAATTTAGTTAAAGAATTGGGATTGGAAAATCAAGTATTGATGCCCGGTTTTGTGATTAATCCTTATGCTTATATGTCTAAAGCATCTGTATTTGTACTCTCTTCCACTAGAGAAGGCTTATCAAATGTCCTCATAGAAGCCATGACTTGTAATATCCCCATTGTTTCCACTAACGCCAAAGGGGGTGTATTAGAGGTATTAGCTAATGGAAAGTACGGAGAAATTGTCCCTGTTGGACATTATCAGGCAATGGCTAATACTATTATTCGGGTATTGGAATTGGAGGGAAATAATAAAACATTTGATCTTTCATGGCTACAACAGTTTTCTATCGAAAACATCACTAAAGAATATATTGAAATCATCAATCTTAATAGTAAATCTCCATCAAAAATAACTGATTAG
- a CDS encoding UDP-glucose/GDP-mannose dehydrogenase family protein: MQVCVIGTGYVGLVTGVCLAHIGHDVICIDNNEEKVKLMKQGQSPIYEPGLSELMTSCMASGRLNFSTDLGAGVNHGEVLFIAVGTPPLPTGESDTRYVEAVAKGIGANLNGGYKVIVNKSTVPIGSGDWVRMIVMDGLKERLGVTKGDGFTMTEEDHTAFDVVSNPEFLREGSAVYDTFNPDRIVLGSNSDKAIEMMTKLYQPLVSREFSENKSSLPVPIVVTDLNSAEMIKYAANAFLATKISFINEVANICDRVGADVTQVAKGIGLDSRIGSKFLQAGIGWGGSCFPKDVSALIHTASDYGYTTELLNAAVNVNKRQRVMAIEKLQQELKILKGKVIGLLGLTFKPDTDDMRDAPALNIIEELNRLGAKVKAYDPIVSQTGISHGLSGVVIESNAEMLADGCDALVLVTDWQEFQRLDLRKLATKMKNPLMIDGRNFLDKETVKGAGFRYVGVGR; the protein is encoded by the coding sequence ATGCAAGTATGTGTAATTGGTACAGGTTATGTCGGCTTAGTAACAGGAGTATGTCTAGCGCACATCGGTCATGATGTCATTTGTATTGATAATAATGAAGAAAAAGTAAAACTAATGAAGCAAGGACAATCCCCCATTTATGAACCGGGATTATCCGAATTAATGACCAGTTGTATGGCTTCAGGTCGATTAAATTTTTCTACGGATTTGGGCGCTGGAGTCAATCACGGTGAAGTTTTATTTATTGCTGTAGGTACTCCTCCTTTGCCCACAGGGGAGAGTGACACGCGCTATGTGGAAGCAGTGGCAAAGGGGATCGGGGCAAATTTAAACGGTGGTTACAAAGTCATTGTCAATAAGTCCACAGTGCCTATTGGTTCAGGGGATTGGGTACGAATGATCGTCATGGATGGTTTAAAGGAAAGATTGGGAGTAACGAAAGGGGATGGTTTTACCATGACGGAGGAAGATCATACCGCTTTTGATGTGGTGAGTAATCCTGAATTTCTCCGAGAAGGTAGCGCGGTTTATGATACTTTTAATCCTGATCGCATTGTTTTAGGTAGTAATAGTGATAAAGCTATCGAAATGATGACTAAGTTATATCAACCTCTAGTTAGTCGAGAGTTTTCTGAGAATAAATCTTCACTCCCTGTGCCAATTGTGGTAACGGATTTAAACTCCGCCGAGATGATTAAATATGCTGCCAATGCCTTTTTAGCCACCAAAATCAGTTTTATTAACGAAGTTGCTAATATTTGCGATAGGGTGGGCGCTGATGTGACTCAAGTAGCTAAGGGTATTGGTTTAGATTCTCGCATTGGTAGTAAATTTTTACAAGCTGGTATCGGTTGGGGGGGTTCATGTTTCCCGAAAGATGTTTCTGCTTTAATTCATACTGCTAGTGATTACGGCTATACTACTGAGTTATTGAACGCTGCTGTTAATGTCAATAAACGTCAAAGAGTCATGGCGATTGAGAAGTTACAGCAGGAGTTAAAAATCCTCAAGGGTAAAGTGATTGGTTTATTAGGGCTTACTTTTAAACCTGATACGGATGATATGCGGGATGCTCCGGCGTTGAATATTATTGAGGAGTTAAACCGTTTGGGGGCGAAGGTAAAGGCTTATGATCCGATAGTGTCTCAAACTGGTATTAGTCATGGGCTTTCTGGAGTCGTCATCGAAAGTAATGCGGAAATGTTGGCTGATGGTTGTGATGCTTTGGTTTTAGTGACTGATTGGCAGGAGTTTCAGCGTTTAGATTTACGAAAATTGGCTACTAAGATGAAAAATCCTCTCATGATTGATGGTCGTAATTTCCTTGATAAAGAAACGGTGAAGGGCGCTGGTTTTCGTTATGTTGGTGTCGGTAGGTAG
- a CDS encoding serine hydrolase: MVFFQRDELLTKKAEEILESTWQKFPSLAKNQIALTWIPYQKPIMVNTGGALSPAEFWQYPLKGYSYRGQENIYPASIVKLFYLVAIWEWLETKMVTDSPELQRAITDMITESSNDATSLIIDTLTGTTSGPELSAEPMVTWSYQRNIINRYYQSLGWEELNTINVNQKTWCDGPYGRERIFVGENYTNRNMLTTNAVARLLHSIVGGVAVSSSVSQKMMNLLHRDVSSKNLGHNEEENQVSGFTGAGLPNNYSLWSKAGWTSTVRHDSAYIERHGQIPYLLVVFTEGKENSQNRDILPFISAQFAQI, encoded by the coding sequence ATGGTATTTTTTCAACGGGATGAATTGTTAACTAAAAAAGCAGAAGAAATTTTAGAATCTACATGGCAAAAATTTCCTAGTCTCGCTAAAAATCAAATTGCTTTAACATGGATTCCTTACCAAAAACCAATTATGGTAAATACAGGAGGGGCGCTTTCCCCCGCTGAATTTTGGCAATATCCCCTCAAAGGCTACAGTTATCGAGGGCAAGAAAATATTTATCCTGCTAGTATCGTAAAATTGTTCTATTTAGTAGCGATTTGGGAATGGTTAGAAACAAAAATGGTCACAGATTCCCCTGAGTTACAGCGCGCCATCACCGATATGATTACCGAGTCGAGTAATGATGCCACCAGTTTAATCATAGATACCCTCACAGGCACAACTTCAGGACCTGAATTATCCGCCGAACCGATGGTAACATGGAGTTATCAACGAAATATTATCAACCGCTACTATCAATCTTTAGGGTGGGAAGAGTTAAACACTATTAATGTTAACCAAAAAACTTGGTGCGATGGTCCTTACGGCAGAGAAAGGATATTTGTGGGGGAAAATTACACCAACCGCAATATGTTAACTACCAATGCCGTAGCAAGACTACTACATAGTATTGTGGGGGGTGTGGCTGTGTCATCATCAGTTAGTCAAAAGATGATGAATTTATTACATCGTGACGTAAGCTCTAAAAATTTGGGGCATAATGAAGAGGAAAATCAAGTGAGTGGGTTTACGGGCGCTGGTTTACCGAATAACTACAGTTTATGGTCAAAAGCTGGTTGGACTTCTACCGTTAGACATGATAGCGCTTACATTGAAAGACATGGGCAAATACCATATCTATTAGTTGTTTTTACTGAAGGCAAAGAAAATAGTCAAAATCGAGATATTCTACCCTTTATTTCTGCTCAATTTGCCCAAATTTAA